A genomic region of ANME-2 cluster archaeon contains the following coding sequences:
- a CDS encoding 3-isopropylmalate dehydratase large subunit translates to MTADNLTITEKIFSKASGRTVHADEFVMADIDCAMTHDITGPLAVQGFREIMKNRPDPMVWDPDRIVILFDHQVPADSLNAAQNHIMLRQFAAEQGITNYDVFEGVCHQVVPEKGWAKPGDLIVGSDSHTCAYGSLGAFSTGIGSTDMAAVFATGKLWFKVPQTIRFEVNGHLPDRVYSKDIILHLIGDVGADGAMYMAAEYGGEAIRNLDISQRMTISNMAIEMGGKAGIIEPDATTEDYLKQRIPGFTLDPYWKSDEDCEYAQYHEYDISDLSPQVACPHNVDNVKSVEDVEGTHIDQVLVGSCTNGRFEDIKIVADIMGDEPVAKGVRLLVIPASRTEYMKVLRAGLVEKFMEAGAIVESPCCGPCMGGSFGLLGDGEVGLATSNRNFQGRQGSAKAFVYLSSPATAAASALTGKITDPRKV, encoded by the coding sequence ATGACCGCTGATAATCTTACCATTACAGAAAAGATCTTTTCAAAAGCTTCTGGCAGAACGGTCCATGCCGATGAGTTCGTTATGGCTGATATAGACTGTGCCATGACCCATGATATCACCGGACCTCTGGCCGTACAGGGTTTCAGGGAGATCATGAAGAACAGACCTGACCCTATGGTATGGGACCCTGACAGGATTGTCATCCTGTTCGACCACCAGGTACCTGCTGATTCTTTGAATGCAGCACAGAACCATATCATGCTCAGGCAATTCGCAGCCGAGCAGGGTATCACTAACTATGATGTCTTTGAAGGTGTGTGCCACCAGGTAGTGCCTGAAAAGGGCTGGGCAAAACCTGGCGACCTGATAGTGGGCAGTGACAGCCACACCTGCGCATACGGTTCACTGGGAGCATTCTCCACAGGTATCGGCAGTACTGATATGGCTGCCGTGTTCGCCACAGGCAAACTGTGGTTCAAGGTCCCGCAGACCATCAGGTTCGAAGTGAACGGACACCTGCCTGATAGAGTGTACAGCAAGGACATTATCCTGCACCTCATCGGGGATGTGGGTGCCGACGGTGCCATGTACATGGCTGCAGAGTACGGCGGTGAAGCTATAAGAAACCTGGATATCAGCCAGCGGATGACCATTAGCAACATGGCTATCGAGATGGGCGGTAAGGCCGGCATCATCGAGCCAGACGCCACTACCGAAGATTACCTGAAACAGCGCATACCCGGCTTCACCCTGGACCCTTACTGGAAGAGTGATGAGGACTGCGAATATGCCCAGTACCACGAATACGACATCTCAGACCTGTCCCCGCAGGTGGCATGTCCCCATAATGTTGATAACGTGAAATCCGTGGAAGACGTGGAAGGCACCCATATCGACCAGGTACTGGTAGGTTCATGCACCAACGGCAGGTTCGAGGACATCAAGATAGTTGCAGACATCATGGGCGACGAGCCCGTGGCTAAAGGGGTGAGACTATTGGTCATTCCAGCATCCCGCACCGAGTACATGAAAGTACTGCGTGCCGGACTGGTTGAGAAGTTCATGGAAGCAGGGGCCATTGTAGAGAGTCCCTGTTGCGGACCGTGCATGGGCGGCAGTTTCGGGCTACTGGGTGACGGCGAGGTAGGACTTGCGACCTCCAATCGCAACTTCCAGGGCAGGCAGGGCAGTGCCAAAGCATTTGTGTACCTGTCATCACCGGCCACGGCAGCGGCATCCGCTCTCACGGGCAAGATAACTGACCCGAGAAAGGTTTAA
- a CDS encoding NAD(P)/FAD-dependent oxidoreductase — translation MNKYDVIVVGAGISGLLAALTLSKHGKKVLVLEKTELVGGNCNSYMIDDYQVDTGVHAITHLAIGPLKRLMDNYFDFLPVFVDYGNYFIRTEDSFQKIPSNLKELITFDVLPKKDRLVLSQAATKGLTLSIFGIDLSKQSVYDSLPYTMSKDTNDLVDAISYFLTGKSMKETSVHRFLTGSSFIRDSVTQEQFESMVGPKEMPQHTESILQSVLRSNLHTSLGLKLSGILESSFQIKSTIPNPLTSISRFAVNSATAHAQGYPRKGLKSVLNAVLHSLPKTVDMQTQCEVKRILTNEGRVIGVEADQAYYADIVVYTGFAKNLPDIVEDLPGSYVDYLGGIVQTKSLTVWLGLDRKMDEFNYMGSEIWFKDTPYWAMPISNFDPSLAPKGKQLVGFVFVMDENKSENSVKMNAYDTIYRAVPSIDRHVEMQHEQITIPEKAAVTINGTIADIRTPIKNLYLAGTDTDSRSMGITRAAYSIIEMLGALNEDGNLH, via the coding sequence ATGAATAAATATGACGTCATTGTTGTAGGTGCAGGGATTAGCGGACTTTTGGCTGCGCTCACACTATCAAAACATGGAAAAAAAGTGCTGGTGCTCGAAAAAACAGAGCTTGTAGGTGGAAACTGCAATAGTTACATGATAGATGATTATCAGGTAGATACCGGTGTCCATGCCATCACACATCTTGCAATTGGACCATTGAAGAGGCTTATGGATAACTATTTTGATTTCTTGCCAGTGTTTGTGGATTATGGGAATTATTTTATCCGCACAGAAGACAGTTTCCAGAAGATCCCATCGAACTTGAAGGAATTGATCACATTCGATGTTCTTCCAAAAAAAGACCGGCTTGTGCTGTCACAGGCAGCCACAAAAGGTCTTACACTATCGATTTTTGGTATCGACCTTTCTAAACAATCGGTGTATGATTCATTACCATACACCATGTCAAAGGATACAAATGATCTTGTCGACGCAATATCATATTTCCTGACAGGGAAATCTATGAAGGAAACATCTGTTCACAGGTTCTTGACCGGCAGTAGTTTCATACGCGATAGTGTCACACAGGAACAGTTTGAAAGTATGGTGGGGCCAAAAGAAATGCCGCAACATACTGAATCTATTCTTCAATCTGTGTTACGCTCCAATCTTCATACATCATTGGGGTTAAAATTATCAGGGATATTGGAATCTTCGTTTCAAATTAAAAGCACAATACCCAACCCGCTTACATCGATCAGTAGGTTTGCCGTTAATAGTGCTACTGCCCATGCTCAAGGCTATCCGCGTAAAGGGCTCAAATCAGTGTTAAATGCTGTCCTTCATTCCCTTCCGAAAACAGTTGATATGCAGACTCAGTGTGAGGTAAAACGCATCCTCACAAATGAAGGGCGTGTGATAGGTGTTGAAGCGGACCAGGCTTACTATGCCGATATTGTGGTCTATACAGGGTTTGCAAAGAACCTGCCTGATATTGTTGAAGACCTGCCAGGCTCTTATGTTGACTATCTTGGCGGAATTGTCCAGACCAAGAGCTTGACTGTCTGGTTAGGCCTTGACAGGAAGATGGACGAGTTTAACTATATGGGTTCTGAGATATGGTTCAAAGACACCCCATACTGGGCAATGCCGATAAGTAATTTCGACCCATCTCTTGCACCAAAAGGAAAACAGCTCGTAGGGTTTGTATTTGTGATGGATGAGAACAAATCAGAAAATTCAGTTAAAATGAATGCTTATGATACTATTTACCGCGCCGTGCCATCCATAGACAGACACGTTGAGATGCAGCATGAGCAGATAACGATTCCTGAAAAAGCGGCTGTCACCATTAATGGAACGATTGCAGATATCAGGACACCAATCAAAAACCTTTACCTGGCTGGCACGGATACGGATAGCCGGAGTATGGGAATAACCCGCGCCGCGTATTCGATAATAGAGATGCTGGGCGCGTTGAACGAAGACGGAAACTTGCACTAA
- a CDS encoding aminopeptidase, protein MSLKDSANIVLKTCMAVKPEEVVLIITDTATHPSIALSLYEKAVELECDTILMTMEPRKVHGQEPPKAVADAMSAANVVLAPTSKSLTHTQARLNANQAGVRTATMPGITLEMMGTGGITADYLRVRDTGFNLKSGLDSAKELRLVTELGTDIVFDIEGCDWQTDHGICHEPGSSSNLPAGEVFVAPKGANGVFVVDGSMGGMGLLDSPLTIKVEDRYATEITGKGAEQFIKMLDSVGPLSRNLAELGIGINPAARLIGNVLEDEKVAGTVHIALGDNSTFGGDVVAGIHLDGIITGPRLFIDGEELVLSFQEPA, encoded by the coding sequence ATGTCATTAAAAGATAGCGCCAACATCGTACTGAAAACTTGCATGGCAGTGAAACCTGAAGAGGTTGTACTGATAATTACAGATACTGCTACACATCCTTCAATTGCCCTGTCTCTTTACGAAAAAGCAGTTGAACTTGAATGTGACACTATTCTTATGACCATGGAACCCAGGAAAGTCCATGGCCAGGAGCCCCCAAAAGCCGTTGCCGATGCAATGAGCGCCGCAAATGTGGTACTGGCACCCACCAGCAAATCCCTGACCCATACACAAGCCAGACTTAATGCCAATCAGGCCGGGGTGCGCACCGCCACCATGCCAGGTATCACCCTTGAGATGATGGGGACAGGCGGTATCACTGCCGATTACCTGCGTGTGAGGGATACAGGGTTCAACCTGAAATCCGGGCTGGACAGTGCAAAGGAGCTCAGACTTGTTACAGAACTGGGGACAGATATTGTTTTTGATATTGAAGGATGTGACTGGCAGACAGACCACGGTATCTGCCATGAACCGGGTTCATCCAGCAACCTGCCTGCCGGTGAAGTGTTCGTGGCACCAAAGGGAGCCAATGGCGTGTTCGTGGTAGATGGCTCAATGGGTGGTATGGGACTGCTGGACTCGCCCCTGACCATAAAGGTCGAAGACAGGTATGCCACTGAGATAACCGGCAAGGGGGCTGAACAGTTCATTAAAATGCTGGATAGTGTGGGACCTCTTTCCCGCAACCTGGCAGAGCTGGGAATAGGTATCAACCCTGCAGCCCGTCTTATCGGCAATGTACTCGAGGATGAGAAGGTAGCCGGCACCGTGCATATAGCCCTGGGTGATAACAGCACCTTTGGCGGGGATGTGGTGGCAGGCATACACCTGGACGGCATCATTACCGGACCCAGGTTATTTATTGACGGTGAAGAACTGGTTCTATCATTTCAGGAACCTGCATGA
- a CDS encoding diadenylate cyclase → MSDKEVIIRSAAEIASKISASAIIIMSDDISPEFEVDIPVLIASPYAMMALCPAFEDENVENEKNPAEKLQTLSKTLYHKVSTGTEYITDASATAFINDLLSGEKIVGVISYGGTSSILVHDLKENHLVKELKACTERVKLDALRSVLSIAMGLGAYGREGKPVGTAFIIGDAEEVMKRSHQLVLNPYLGQSPESSYICDTNTWETVKEFAQLDGVFILDGNGYVQAGGRYLDVNAREVSTMKGLGGRHASAAAITRDTEAVAITVSESGGVVRVYRDGIQIMELDPRVTKVSRYG, encoded by the coding sequence ATGAGCGACAAAGAAGTGATTATCAGGTCAGCTGCAGAGATTGCCAGTAAGATATCAGCCTCCGCAATAATAATAATGTCTGATGACATATCCCCTGAATTTGAGGTCGATATTCCTGTGCTCATCGCTTCTCCCTATGCCATGATGGCGCTTTGTCCTGCTTTTGAAGATGAGAACGTTGAAAATGAAAAGAACCCGGCCGAAAAACTCCAGACCCTGTCCAAAACCCTGTACCACAAGGTATCCACCGGAACCGAATACATCACCGACGCTTCTGCCACTGCATTTATAAATGACCTGCTATCCGGTGAAAAGATAGTAGGTGTCATTTCCTATGGTGGTACTTCCAGCATATTGGTACATGACCTGAAAGAGAACCACCTGGTAAAAGAACTCAAAGCATGTACTGAAAGGGTAAAGCTTGATGCTCTGCGCTCGGTATTGTCCATTGCCATGGGTCTTGGTGCATATGGCAGGGAAGGCAAGCCTGTTGGTACTGCGTTCATCATTGGTGACGCTGAAGAGGTTATGAAACGCTCACATCAACTGGTACTGAATCCGTACCTGGGTCAATCCCCTGAATCGTCTTACATCTGCGATACGAACACATGGGAAACCGTTAAGGAATTCGCCCAGCTGGACGGTGTGTTCATACTGGATGGAAATGGCTATGTTCAGGCAGGTGGACGTTACCTTGATGTGAATGCCAGGGAAGTGTCGACCATGAAAGGGCTTGGCGGGAGGCATGCTTCAGCCGCTGCCATTACCAGGGATACTGAGGCTGTTGCAATAACGGTCTCTGAAAGTGGCGGTGTGGTCAGGGTATACCGGGATGGTATCCAGATAATGGAACTCGATCCAAGGGTCACGAAAGTATCCCGTTATGGTTAG